From a single Solanum dulcamara chromosome 4, daSolDulc1.2, whole genome shotgun sequence genomic region:
- the LOC129886087 gene encoding uncharacterized protein LOC129886087 gives MSVTAGVSDAIIAIREKLRGKIGQTKVKRYWPGKAPEWADEPEKDEDIRMNREAALEKAFPSQGSSDIARKDDARLRRLAESRVDNREEIRADHRRIRQAEIVSTIEEENRRLERMEFEEDDEDALDERRRRIREKNLQRQQEEALPEEEEEEAEEEEEEESEYETESEEETTGIAMVKPVFVPKSERDTIDEREKREAEERALEELVKKRLEERKLETKQIVVEKIREEEIIQKNLELEANIADVDTDDEVNEAEEYEAWKSREIARIKREREDREASKKEREEIERVRNMTEEERKEWERRNPKPAPPPKQKWKFMQKYYHKGAFFQSDADDIAGTSGAGGIFHRDFSAPTGEDKLDKSILPKVMQVKHFGRSGRTKWTHLVNEDTTDWNNPWTYNDSLRAKYNTKMAAVNAPIAKPKGKKLKDWETR, from the exons ATGTCTGTAACAGCTGGTGTAAGTGATGCAATTATTGCAATTAGGGAAAAGCTCAGGGGTAAAATTGGCCAAACAAAAGTGAAAAGATATTGGCCTGGTAAAGCTCCTGAATGGGCAGATGAAccggaaaaagatgaggatattagGATGAACAGGGAAGCAGCACTTGAGAAAGCCTTTCCCAGCCAGGGTAGTTCAGACATTGCAAGAAAAGATGATGCAAGGCTGCGTCGACTGGCAGAGAGTAGAGTTGATAATCGCGAGGAAATCAGAGCAGATCATCGACGCATCCGCCAAGCGGAGATTGTTTCAACCATAGAAGAGGAAAATAGAAGACTAGAAAGAATGGAATTTGAGGAGGATGATGAAGATGCCTTGGatgaaaggaggaggagaaTCAGGGAAAAAAATCTGCAGAGGCAACAAGAAGAAGCTCTGccggaggaagaagaagaggaggcagaggaagaggaggaagaggaatcAGAATATGAGACTGAATCAGAGGAAGAGACCACAGGGATAGCAATGGTGAAACCAGTTTTTGTTCCAAAATCTGAGAGAGACACCATAGATGAGCGTGAGAAGCGTGAGGCAGAGGAACGAGCTCTCGAGGAGTTAGTGAAGAAGAGGTTAGAGGAGAGAAAACTTGAAACAAAGCAAATAGTAGTCGAGAAGATACGAGAGGAAGAAATAATTCAGAAAAATTTGGAGCTGGAAGCTAATATTGCTGATGTAGATACTGATGATGAGGTGAATGAGGCTGAAGAATACGAAGCTTGGAAGTCCAGAGAAATTGCCAGGATCAAGAGGGAGAGGGAGGACAGGGAGGCTAGTAAGAAGGAGAGGGaagaaatagagagagtaaGAAATATGACGGAAGAAGAGAGGAAGGAGTGGGAAAGGAGAAACCCGAAACCTGCCCCACCACCCAAGCAGAAGTGGAAGTTTATGCAGAAATACTACCACAAGGGTGCTTTCTTCCAGTCAGATGCTGATGACATAGCTGGAACTTCTGGTGCTGGTGGTATATTCCATCGTGATTTCTCTGCACCAACAGGGGAGGATAAGTTAGATAAATCCATACTACCAAAAGTCATGCAGGTTAAACACTTTGGTCGCAGTGGAAGGACAAAATGGACACATCTTGTCAATGAGGACACAACTGATTGGAACAACCC GTGGACATACAATGACTCTCTTCGGGCCAAGTACAATACGAAAATGGCTGCTGTTAATGCTCCTATTGCAAAGCCTAAGGGTAAGAAATTGAAGGATTGGGAGACCCGGTGA